GGAAACTTGATTGGAAATTGGCGTCAGCACAGCCGAGGCGCCCAGTATCAATGCACCGACGACTACTATTTTTACCGGACCGAAACGGTCTGCCAGACGGCTCGTTAGGCTCGAAAGTCCGTACATCCCCAACGTATGCGCCATTATCACCCACGAAATCGCCTGTGCCCCGTGGGCGTGATGATCATAATCAGCGTCATAACGAACTGGCCGATTATCATGGCTGCGACACCAAGTCTCACTGCCCGGTCAATAAAAATTTGCCACAGCTTTCGTCCGGTGTTCTTCTCGTCTACCGCACTCAGAGCTCCCGACAACGTCCTTCCAATCTTCATGGGATCTGGATATAGCAAGAGAAGGGTCAGCATCAGAGCTAGGGCAGCAAGGGCTACTGATACCAGATAAGGACCAGCGTGGGCATGCAAGCCGAAGGCTGTCGCTATCCAAGTCGAAGGAGATACCAGCAGCGGACCACCTACAGCACCTATAGTCCCCGCGAAAACAATAAGACCAATCACCCCCGCTCGTTTGACCGGGTGATAGACCTCAGCTGCAATAAAACGCGCTTGTTCACTCACCCCGCGTCC
This genomic interval from Candidatus Poribacteria bacterium contains the following:
- a CDS encoding MFS transporter; translation: MSTATIPRSVQQRVTATLFISQSLFSASMILSFTLLPIISAQLGGTDRAAGLPPTMMMLGRAVAAYPVGWLMDHIGRRPGLALGYLFTAAGSVLCVLSISMWESLPWLCAGVLVMGMGRGVSEQARFIAAEVYHPVKRAGVIGLIVFAGTIGAVGGPLLVSPSTWIATAFGLHAHAGPYLVSVALAALALMLTLLLLYPDPMKIGRTLSGALSAVDEKNTGRKLWQIFIDRAVRLGVAAMIIGQFVMTLIMIITPTGHRRFRG